AGCGAGGCGTATCACTCGTCGATCTGTACGACTCATACCTTTGCCGATCGAATTAACACATTGAAACATGCGCGAGCGGCCGGCCTCGAACTGTGTTCCGGCGGGATTATCGGCATGGGCGAGTCTGATGAAGACCTTGTCGACCTGGCCTTTGCGCTCGTAGACCTCGATCCTGATTCGATTCCATTAAATATGCTACACCCTGTCCCAGGAACACCCTTTGAAGGGAGACACCAACTCACTCCCCGCCGCTGTCTTAAGATTATGTGCATGTTTCGAATGGTTCATCCGCGGAGAGAAATTCGCGCGGCAGGAGGACGCGAGTGGAATCTTCGATCGTTACAACCGCTGGCCCTTTACGTCGCCGATTCACTCTTCGTGGACGGCTATTTGACCACGCCTGGCCAACCTGCTTCGGAAGTCCAACAAATGATCGAAGACCTTGGGTTTACGGTTGAAGTGAACTATCAACCCCACGTGACCACGACCCACTTCACGGTCTAAGGCCTTCTCAATCTCACGTTGAGAAATTCCCTTAGCTCATGCCGTAGATTGTCATGTGCGTTCCGCGGCACGCAAACTTTTCCTGCCCCTAGCCCCTGAACGGTCTTTATCTCTTCAGACCGCTGGACAGTCAATTAAAATTGTATCAGGCCATTGATCGCCAATAGCGTTTGGTTTTTCTCTTGGCCATCGTCAAAAGGACGTTGATTACCAGTGAACCAATCATGGCGCACTTCCGGGCGTAGAAGGACATTGGGATGCGGAGCATAGTTCACGCCGAAAGAAAGGGAATAAAAGTTTCCTTTGAACGACCCGACATTGACGTTACCGCGAAAAGGAGATCCTGAAACACGCGTCCCGTCATCATCACGAAGCCATTCGAAACGAACGCCCCCTTTGACGCGTTCCGTCACCTGATAGAACAGATACTGATCAATCCCATACCATTGGGCCGTGCGCCCGGAAGCCTGTCCATTCTTCTGGAACGCGTAATGATGATGAAGCACGTACTCTATCGGGCGGACGGGACGAAGCTTAAAGATCACGCTATATCGAGTCCGGTTACCCACCGATCTCGGATTCGCGCTGGGTTCGCTTCCAGTCGTAAGCGCCGCCCCAAGGCTCCACAGATCAGACACTGGAGTATAGTCCACTCCAAACAGCCCTCCGGGACGGTTTTTTCGGTTTCGCTTCAACGTATCCCACCCATTGTGCACGCCGGCCTTAAAACTCCATTCAGAACTCGGGCGCCAATCCATCAGACCGCCCCAATGCGTAAAGGGGCCGGCGAATTGATATGAATACGATTTGGAATAAAAGAAATTCGACAATGCCGGAACGCCTTCATAGCCGATAATCGTGTAAAAATGGCCTAATTTGAGCGAGACATCGCGAAAACCCACCTCAGCGTACATTTGGGGCAAAACCACGCCATATTGCCCTTGGTTCCAGCCCGGCGTGCCATTCTCATCTCGCTCAAATCCTTTGCTCTCAGCCAGGTAATAGTCATAACCCCAGAGAAAATCGACACGTCCTCCCAGGCTCCACTCTCCCGACACCCGCCGTAACGGACTTTCAAGGATAAAATACAGCTGATTCAGTTGGGCAATATCCCGATCGATGGCGTTGTATGGGCCATTAAACGCGCTGCTCGGCGAGTCAGTATTATAGGTGTATCCTCCGTCAATCCACCCTCGAATCCGAAACAACGAGTCCTGAGGCCAGACATGGACCACCCCATTTGCGTCCGGCTGAAACCATTCTTGACCGTTCAACCATCGCTCTCCGGAGTCAACGGAGTCTGCCGAAGAGCTTTGCTCACCCGAAAACACCTCTTCCGCGAATGACAACTGCGCCGTCATCATACTGACACAACAGATGAAACCCATCACATACTTGAACGCAGGACGAATCACCATAAGACTTTCCTCCCTTACGAATTATGAACAATGACTGAAAGACAGAACGAAGAAGTCATGGGAAGCTTCGCTCGAGGGGGAAAGTCAAAGCAATTGAAACTTTTTCAGTACTGTTGAAAATTCTGCACTTGAAAGAGTGCGTTACGATTTTTGCGGAAAAAGAGAGGGTAAAACTGAGTATAAAATACCCAAACACCTATGGCAATTTTGCGAAGCAAATCTAACAGGGACTATTCATAGCGTAGCCCTTCGGCGATGCGTTGACTCGCAGCCCACCGAGCGGGAAGGTACCCCGCCAACAAGCCTGCCACGGCGGCAACAACAACAGCCTCAAGGATTGTCATGGAGGGTATCTGTAACTGAATCGTCCAGCCGAATGATTGTTTATTAATCACCTTGACGAGCAACACGGATAGAGCCAGTCCGCCAAGCACGCCGAGTATCGTGCCCAGTGAAGCCAGGTACCCCGACTCCCAAAACACGATTTGTTGAATTTGTCGGCCGCTGGCCCCTAACGACCGTAAGGTCGCAAATTCGCGTTGCCGTTCCAGAATGGCCGTGATCAACGTATTCACGATCCCAAGGACTGCGACACAGAGCGCAATCAACTCCAGCACGTACGTGACCCGAAAGGTCCGGTCAAAAATTTCTAGGATTTCGGCTCTCAGTTCTCCGTTACTGATCGTGGTGATTGTGTCTCCTCCAAGCTTTTCCAAGATATCTGCACGGACCGATTCAAGCCTGACTCCGGGGCTCAGGTACACAGCGAACACACTCGCTTTCCGGTCAGTCCAGTATTCCTGGTATACCTGTTGGTCCATGACGATTTTACCGCCATCGGTCGCGTAGTCGTAAAATATTCCCAGGAGAGGAAATGTTTTCAAGCCGTGAGGAGTCGCGATCGTCAGGGTGCTCCCAGGTTGAACGTTCAAACGTTCAGCCAGCACTTCCGAAACGATGACACCTCGCTGTTCAAGCATGTGTCGTAAAATATGTTTCGAATCACCCATCGTGAATAGATAGTCGCTCTGGGTGGCATGCAGTTGAATATCGCGAGACACGAGAACAACCTGCATACCTTCGGCGACAGCTTGCCTCTCACGATAGGGATCAACGGCCATGACCCCTGGAAGAGCCCGAACGACCTCGAACGCCTCAAAAGGCAGGCCTGAAATCTCTTTGTCTTGATCATTTCCCTCCCACCAGACAGTCGGAGCCACGATGAGGTCAGCCATCATCGTCTGATCAATCCACAGTTCCACAGTGTGCCGAAAACTCTGAATCATCGCTCCCACTCCGACCATAATCGCCAATCCAATCACCAGCGCGGAGAGCGTCACGCTACTTCGACCGGGATTTCGCAATAGTTGTCCGACCGCTAACGAACTGGCAATATCCCAATCTGTGGCAGCTCCATCATGGCTGAATAGCCGTAAACTGCGGATGAACAAAGGGCCCAACAGGATGCATCCCAGCAACACCAAAAACACCGCGGCATACCCGAAGAACGGAATGCCATGAATGGGGTCAAGCGTACCGAGAAAACCTGCCGCCACAAACAGCCCGCCGGCGACCCAAACCCAATGCCCGCTTTTTTGACTGATAGCTTCTTCGTAATCTCCTGGAGCGAGCGCTCGCGTTGGAACCGTTCCACTGGCCTCCAAAGACGGCTTCAATGCTCCCATCAGTGCTACACCAATCCCCAATCCCACCCCCTCGAACACCATCTCCCAAGATATCAAGAGCTGACCCACCGAAGCCGCTCCGTATAATTCCGTCGCGCTTTGACTGACGAGAGTGGTCAAAGATTGGGCCATGAGAAACCCCAACCCGCACCCGAGCAAGCCACCCAGGAAACCGACCGTTAGCGCTTCAGAAAGAAAGACGAGACACACTTGAGCACGAGACATGCCGATGGCGCGTAAGATCCCGATTTCCTGCCGGTGCAGAACGACCGAAAACGCAATGGCGTTATACACCAGAAAAAGCCCCACCAGCAGGCCAATCGTACTCAACATCGTCAAGTTGAATTGAAAGACCCTTACCATCGCATCGACTTGACGAGTCCGCTGACTCGTGCGGCTCACGGATATCGTTCCAGGAAGCATCGACTTCAAATTTTCGAGAACCTCTGAAACAGCAAATCGCTTCTCCAACACCAGATTAATGTGATCAATTCGTCCCAGATAGCCAAATAGAGCTTGGGCCGCGGCAATATCCATGATGGCCATCTTATCCAGCCGCCTCAGATTCGGGCTGGAGGCCGACACGACCCCTTGAATGCGAACATTGAAGACTTGTTCTCCGAAATGCATCCGTAACGTGTCCCCCTCCCCCAACTTAAGCCTTTCCGCCAATTGATGCCCGAGGAAGACCGCGTCGTTGTCCAATAGGAAGTCAAAACCTCCCTGTTTTTCCAGAGATGCCCCCATATTCAGACCATCTCTATTCGAGAGCTCCAGGAGATCCAATCCAAGCACGGGAAAGAATTGCTCTTGTTGAGGACCGGGCAAACTGGCTTGAATCGTTACAATGGGATGCGCCTCACGAATCGCTGGATGTTCGCGAATCGTGAGCAAGATCTGCTCGTTCATCCCATCCGCGCCTCCAGAAACTTGAAGAGACGCCTCACCAACAACGGTCTCGACCGAGGTCTCAAAAGATCGAAACACTTCGGTATTCGCCAGCCGGATGGACAGCCAGGCTGAAACGCCAATCGCCACCCCGAGAATGGTCAAACTGGTGCGGAGAGGGCGTTGCCGGAGATGCTCGTAGACGAGCAAGAATAACCCTTTAAACACTGCGTACATAGCGTGTTGTCTCAGGATATCAGCTTATGGTAAATTATCTAGACAAAGATGCGTGAGTTCATAGGTGAAAATTGACCAAAACGATGTTCCCGGGTGGGATTTAGGTGTGAATGATTCGATCAACCACAATGATGCGCAATCATTAACCAGTAGACAAAAAGAAATCCTTCGACTCGTGGCGCAGGGCTATACAAATCGAGAAATCGGCGAGCGTCTCGACATCAGCGTCCGCACGGTAGAAGTCCATCGCTTCAACCTCATGCGCCGTCTTCGCGTACGAAACGTCGCCCAACTCTTGAGGCAGGCGCTCGCACTTCGACTAATCCCCAAAAACACAGTCGCCAAATAGTCGGAATCTCCTTAAAAATTCGGTTCCTACAACTCCTTGAGCTTTCCCCGGCAATCGGCGACCGTCTGATATCCTTTTTGCTCGAAACATTCCGCCAACTCCCGTTCGAGACGTTCAAAAACTCCACATTGCTCCTCCACCAGGACGG
The genomic region above belongs to Nitrospirales bacterium and contains:
- the bioB gene encoding biotin synthase BioB codes for the protein MTDLMELTDRVLTEQAPSRRECLDVLSTPDDELLELIQAAYRIRKRHFGQTVRLQMLLNAKSGACQEDCHYCSQSSISTANIDRYALVSSQDMLQGARRAADAKAQRFCVVISGRAPLDREISHISTAVRQIKEEVPIQVCCSLGLLNEQQAKELKAAGVDRINHNLNTSEAYHSSICTTHTFADRINTLKHARAAGLELCSGGIIGMGESDEDLVDLAFALVDLDPDSIPLNMLHPVPGTPFEGRHQLTPRRCLKIMCMFRMVHPRREIRAAGGREWNLRSLQPLALYVADSLFVDGYLTTPGQPASEVQQMIEDLGFTVEVNYQPHVTTTHFTV
- a CDS encoding porin codes for the protein MVIRPAFKYVMGFICCVSMMTAQLSFAEEVFSGEQSSSADSVDSGERWLNGQEWFQPDANGVVHVWPQDSLFRIRGWIDGGYTYNTDSPSSAFNGPYNAIDRDIAQLNQLYFILESPLRRVSGEWSLGGRVDFLWGYDYYLAESKGFERDENGTPGWNQGQYGVVLPQMYAEVGFRDVSLKLGHFYTIIGYEGVPALSNFFYSKSYSYQFAGPFTHWGGLMDWRPSSEWSFKAGVHNGWDTLKRNRKNRPGGLFGVDYTPVSDLWSLGAALTTGSEPSANPRSVGNRTRYSVIFKLRPVRPIEYVLHHHYAFQKNGQASGRTAQWYGIDQYLFYQVTERVKGGVRFEWLRDDDGTRVSGSPFRGNVNVGSFKGNFYSLSFGVNYAPHPNVLLRPEVRHDWFTGNQRPFDDGQEKNQTLLAINGLIQF
- a CDS encoding FtsX-like permease family protein, with protein sequence MYAVFKGLFLLVYEHLRQRPLRTSLTILGVAIGVSAWLSIRLANTEVFRSFETSVETVVGEASLQVSGGADGMNEQILLTIREHPAIREAHPIVTIQASLPGPQQEQFFPVLGLDLLELSNRDGLNMGASLEKQGGFDFLLDNDAVFLGHQLAERLKLGEGDTLRMHFGEQVFNVRIQGVVSASSPNLRRLDKMAIMDIAAAQALFGYLGRIDHINLVLEKRFAVSEVLENLKSMLPGTISVSRTSQRTRQVDAMVRVFQFNLTMLSTIGLLVGLFLVYNAIAFSVVLHRQEIGILRAIGMSRAQVCLVFLSEALTVGFLGGLLGCGLGFLMAQSLTTLVSQSATELYGAASVGQLLISWEMVFEGVGLGIGVALMGALKPSLEASGTVPTRALAPGDYEEAISQKSGHWVWVAGGLFVAAGFLGTLDPIHGIPFFGYAAVFLVLLGCILLGPLFIRSLRLFSHDGAATDWDIASSLAVGQLLRNPGRSSVTLSALVIGLAIMVGVGAMIQSFRHTVELWIDQTMMADLIVAPTVWWEGNDQDKEISGLPFEAFEVVRALPGVMAVDPYRERQAVAEGMQVVLVSRDIQLHATQSDYLFTMGDSKHILRHMLEQRGVIVSEVLAERLNVQPGSTLTIATPHGLKTFPLLGIFYDYATDGGKIVMDQQVYQEYWTDRKASVFAVYLSPGVRLESVRADILEKLGGDTITTISNGELRAEILEIFDRTFRVTYVLELIALCVAVLGIVNTLITAILERQREFATLRSLGASGRQIQQIVFWESGYLASLGTILGVLGGLALSVLLVKVINKQSFGWTIQLQIPSMTILEAVVVAAVAGLLAGYLPARWAASQRIAEGLRYE
- a CDS encoding LuxR C-terminal-related transcriptional regulator, whose product is MKIDQNDVPGWDLGVNDSINHNDAQSLTSRQKEILRLVAQGYTNREIGERLDISVRTVEVHRFNLMRRLRVRNVAQLLRQALALRLIPKNTVAK